One region of Leptotrichia trevisanii DSM 22070 genomic DNA includes:
- a CDS encoding D-alanyl-D-alanine carboxypeptidase family protein codes for MGKKVKIGKKSKKIIFFMAFLAVSAFSFAKGEDYHDYKALLIGDVNGNIIKEDNSSAVRPLASVTKIMTSILTLDKIKSGQISYDDKVTVSSKAASVPYGIKLTAGKQYTVRDLLKATIIKSSNNAAYALAEYVGGDVSNFVRSMNEKARSYGLNSLRYCSPNGLPPSYTGSCMDQGNARDLYKLAQITLKDYSEYLNFSKNKTDYVDNGNTKVTSTNTLLGNVLGVDGIKTGYHNAAGSNIVLTANRGNDRMIAIILGSNRAKDRNAIGTKEINDYYANGYARKTNANTNTNTNTNTNYTTNNNTAANNNYNTENNGNTQKVNKIEQFFNMIFRKNNNENSAKKMKIISKSDVVATATIGSNKYNLYPTKDVEITATQRPNLNYTVNLNSGITKKSVGKVVGTYVATDGTLTYSGELIMK; via the coding sequence ATGGGAAAAAAAGTAAAAATTGGAAAAAAAAGTAAAAAAATAATATTTTTTATGGCGTTTTTAGCTGTATCAGCATTTTCATTTGCCAAAGGGGAAGATTATCACGATTATAAAGCATTGTTAATTGGAGATGTCAATGGAAATATTATAAAGGAAGACAACAGTTCAGCAGTTCGTCCATTAGCATCGGTTACTAAAATTATGACATCAATATTGACGCTGGATAAAATAAAAAGTGGGCAGATTTCATATGATGATAAAGTAACAGTTTCATCTAAAGCCGCATCAGTTCCATACGGAATAAAATTAACGGCTGGAAAGCAGTATACAGTAAGGGATCTATTAAAAGCAACAATTATTAAATCGTCAAATAATGCAGCCTATGCTCTTGCTGAATATGTTGGAGGAGATGTTTCAAATTTTGTACGTTCAATGAATGAAAAGGCCAGAAGTTATGGATTAAATTCACTTAGATATTGTTCTCCAAACGGATTGCCACCTAGCTATACAGGTTCATGTATGGATCAGGGAAATGCACGTGACTTGTACAAGCTGGCTCAGATAACATTAAAAGATTACAGTGAATATCTAAACTTTTCAAAAAATAAAACTGATTATGTAGATAATGGAAATACAAAAGTAACTTCAACAAATACGCTTTTAGGAAATGTGCTTGGAGTAGATGGAATAAAAACAGGTTATCACAATGCAGCAGGTTCTAACATTGTTTTAACGGCAAATAGGGGAAATGATAGAATGATTGCTATCATTTTAGGTTCAAACAGGGCCAAAGACAGAAATGCAATAGGAACAAAAGAAATAAATGATTATTATGCAAATGGCTATGCAAGAAAAACAAATGCAAATACTAATACTAATACTAATACTAATACTAATTACACTACTAATAATAACACAGCTGCTAATAATAATTACAATACTGAAAATAATGGAAATACACAAAAAGTTAATAAAATAGAACAATTCTTCAATATGATTTTTAGAAAGAATAACAATGAAAATTCAGCTAAAAAAATGAAAATTATAAGTAAAAGTGATGTGGTAGCAACAGCAACAATAGGAAGTAATAAATACAACTTATATCCAACCAAAGATGTTGAAATAACGGCTACTCAACGTCCTAACTTAAATTACACAGTAAATTTAAATTCAGGAATCACTAAAAAAAGTGTTGGAAAAGTTGTAGGTACATATGTTGCAACTGATGGAACATTAACCTACAGCGGAGAATTAATTATGAAATAA